The following proteins are co-located in the Nitrospiria bacterium genome:
- a CDS encoding restriction endonuclease: MDEAVASNQIIIGWSKAVELLDSNLDWHTFREAMRKCYYPDEPNLRRAGNAAGHMWRFIREMKPGDLVVVPHGSEFCVAEIAAAATHDPSKIDDDTAFRRNVKWLNDKHPMPRTLARAALQSRMKAYGTCAYATDLLGEITECLEVAGQKQRPTFESDLHNRLVRETLAEIRSGRLESFGFESFIQKVLKGLGAEEVRIIPRSQDKGADLLATFLVAGAFRLLVAVQAKHYRPEPPVGPEAVQQLIQGIEAELADLGMVVTSGTISKEAAQLAESFFEEKGTKIELVEGVQLASLIVERGLSST; encoded by the coding sequence GTGGATGAGGCAGTTGCTTCAAATCAAATCATCATAGGGTGGTCAAAGGCCGTGGAACTGCTTGACTCAAACTTGGACTGGCATACCTTCCGCGAGGCGATGCGCAAGTGCTACTACCCCGACGAGCCCAATCTACGCCGTGCCGGCAATGCGGCTGGCCACATGTGGCGATTCATCCGTGAGATGAAACCGGGCGATCTTGTGGTCGTGCCGCACGGGTCTGAGTTCTGCGTTGCCGAGATCGCTGCCGCTGCAACCCACGACCCGTCAAAGATCGACGATGACACGGCGTTCCGGCGCAATGTGAAGTGGCTTAACGACAAACACCCAATGCCCCGTACCCTAGCGCGTGCCGCTTTGCAGTCTCGCATGAAGGCTTACGGCACTTGTGCATACGCGACAGACCTGCTCGGGGAGATCACGGAATGCCTTGAGGTCGCTGGTCAAAAACAGCGGCCAACTTTTGAGTCGGATTTGCACAACCGGTTAGTGCGTGAAACCTTGGCCGAAATTCGTTCAGGGCGTCTCGAGTCTTTTGGCTTTGAATCTTTCATCCAGAAAGTTCTGAAGGGACTTGGTGCTGAGGAAGTCCGGATCATACCGAGGTCTCAAGACAAGGGAGCCGATCTGCTTGCCACCTTCCTCGTTGCCGGAGCCTTCAGGCTGCTTGTTGCGGTTCAGGCGAAGCACTATAGACCGGAGCCCCCCGTCGGACCAGAGGCGGTGCAACAACTCATCCAGGGTATCGAAGCCGAATTGGCAGACCTTGGTATGGTGGTGACATCTGGAACCATTTCAAAGGAGGCGGCGCAGCTTGCAGAGAGCTTTTTCGAGGAGAAGGGAACGAAGATTGAGCTTGTCGAAGGGGTGCAACTGGCGTCTCTCATCGTCGAGCGGGGTCTCTCCTCGACCTAA
- a CDS encoding archaemetzincin family Zn-dependent metalloprotease, protein MIHLVRIGNVPIHILKELAHSLSKTFKLPVKMHKPIHVPDKGYDSEHHQYSSTEILKTLVKWDEQIRYPSKVLGITSVDLYAEGLHFVFGEADFDKGVAIISLARLDPEFYDHTSNDALYHNRILKEAIHEVGHTYRLLHCPDELCVMHFSSTIRDTDRKGWKFCMKCKEKLDQKETSEVTGRII, encoded by the coding sequence ATGATACATCTTGTTCGTATCGGCAATGTTCCCATCCATATTTTGAAAGAACTTGCCCATTCCTTATCTAAAACCTTCAAACTTCCCGTAAAAATGCACAAGCCGATCCATGTTCCGGATAAAGGTTATGACTCAGAGCATCACCAATATTCTTCAACTGAAATTTTAAAGACCCTTGTAAAATGGGATGAGCAAATTCGGTATCCAAGTAAGGTTTTAGGGATAACCAGTGTGGACCTTTACGCTGAGGGATTGCATTTCGTGTTTGGGGAGGCTGATTTTGATAAAGGGGTGGCGATTATTTCATTGGCCCGTTTAGATCCAGAATTTTATGATCACACCTCGAATGATGCATTGTACCATAACCGGATATTAAAGGAGGCAATCCACGAGGTTGGGCATACCTATCGGCTTCTGCATTGTCCCGATGAGCTCTGCGTGATGCATTTTTCGAGTACCATTCGGGATACGGATCGAAAAGGGTGGAAATTTTGTATGAAATGCAAAGAGAAATTAGATCAAAAAGAGACCAGCGAAGTCACAGGAAGAATAATTTGA
- the typA gene encoding translational GTPase TypA: protein MNPIQKKIRNIAIIAHVDHGKTTLVDGLLRQSGTFRANQTIQERVMDSNVLEKERGITILAKNTAIRYQGHRINIVDTPGHADFSGEVERILTMVDGVLLLVDAVDGPMPQTKFVLGKSLALGLQPIVVINKIDRPGAQPDEVVNHTFDLFIQLGANDQQLEFPIIYASAKEGYAIKNLGDTPKDLNPLFEKILSHVPPPSGSEHLPLQMLVTTLDYDNYVGRIAIGKIENGILKVGNPIARVKRDGNVEKGRVTKLFGFNGLERIDLESAQAGEVVAIAGLQGIEIGETIADTENSIALPPIEVGEPTLTMEFMVNNSPLAGTEGEYITSRHLRERLFQELRTNVALRIEETENADVFRVSGRGELHLAILIENMRREGFELAVSKPRVILKKVKGETLEPYELLTVDVEECFQGAVIEKLGKRKGEILKHQNGTDGRTRFEYRIPARGLLGLQSEFLTETKGTGILHHIFDRYDSYKGEIPTRTRGVLIAMEPGETVSYALFNLQPRGTLFVGPGIKCYAGMIIGEHSRENDLVVNPLKTKKLTNMRASGSDENIQLTPPRLLTLEQAIEFLADDELLEVTPLSLRLRKRVLDEIERKRVAKK from the coding sequence ATGAACCCTATTCAGAAAAAAATTAGAAATATCGCCATCATCGCCCACGTTGACCACGGTAAGACAACACTGGTAGACGGGCTACTCCGTCAAAGTGGAACCTTCCGGGCCAACCAAACCATTCAGGAACGGGTAATGGATTCCAATGTTTTGGAAAAAGAACGGGGAATTACCATCTTGGCGAAAAACACCGCAATCCGATATCAAGGGCATCGGATTAATATTGTTGACACTCCGGGCCATGCTGATTTCAGCGGAGAGGTAGAGCGGATTCTTACAATGGTCGATGGGGTCCTCCTTTTGGTGGATGCGGTGGATGGTCCAATGCCACAAACCAAATTTGTTCTCGGCAAATCCTTAGCGCTGGGACTTCAACCAATCGTGGTAATTAACAAAATCGACCGCCCGGGGGCTCAACCCGATGAGGTGGTCAACCACACCTTTGATCTCTTCATTCAGCTTGGCGCCAATGATCAACAGCTTGAATTCCCTATTATTTATGCATCTGCAAAAGAGGGTTATGCCATCAAAAACCTGGGGGATACCCCCAAAGACTTGAATCCTCTTTTTGAGAAAATTTTGTCACATGTACCTCCCCCATCTGGGAGTGAACACCTTCCCCTTCAAATGTTAGTCACCACCTTGGATTACGACAACTATGTGGGCCGGATTGCCATTGGAAAGATTGAAAATGGAATTTTGAAGGTCGGTAATCCCATCGCTCGCGTAAAACGAGATGGGAACGTTGAAAAAGGCCGGGTGACAAAATTGTTTGGATTTAATGGACTAGAACGTATTGATCTTGAATCTGCCCAGGCGGGTGAAGTGGTGGCTATCGCAGGCTTGCAAGGAATTGAAATCGGAGAAACCATTGCAGATACGGAAAATTCTATTGCCCTTCCGCCCATTGAAGTCGGGGAGCCTACTTTGACAATGGAATTTATGGTTAATAATTCCCCTCTGGCCGGAACCGAGGGGGAGTATATCACCAGCCGGCATCTTCGAGAACGCCTTTTCCAGGAACTTCGGACCAATGTGGCTCTACGCATTGAAGAGACAGAAAATGCAGATGTGTTCAGGGTATCGGGTCGAGGGGAATTGCACCTGGCCATTTTAATTGAAAATATGCGAAGGGAAGGCTTTGAACTGGCGGTATCAAAGCCCAGGGTAATCCTCAAAAAAGTGAAGGGGGAAACCCTAGAACCCTATGAGTTATTGACCGTGGATGTGGAGGAATGTTTCCAAGGAGCCGTAATTGAAAAGCTCGGGAAACGAAAAGGGGAAATTCTCAAACATCAAAACGGTACCGATGGGAGAACACGTTTTGAATACCGAATCCCGGCCCGAGGGCTCCTCGGTCTTCAATCTGAATTCTTGACCGAAACCAAGGGGACCGGGATTTTGCATCATATTTTTGACCGGTATGACTCATACAAAGGGGAAATCCCAACCCGAACCCGTGGTGTTTTAATTGCCATGGAACCAGGGGAAACCGTTTCTTATGCACTCTTTAACCTCCAACCGAGAGGAACTCTCTTTGTAGGACCAGGTATAAAATGCTACGCAGGGATGATTATTGGGGAACATTCAAGGGAAAACGATCTTGTTGTAAATCCCCTCAAAACCAAAAAACTAACGAACATGCGGGCATCAGGAAGCGATGAAAATATTCAACTCACTCCTCCACGCCTTCTCACCCTTGAACAAGCCATCGAGTTCCTTGCCGATGATGAACTTCTTGAAGTCACCCCACTCTCACTTAGGCTCAGGAAGCGGGTCTTGGATGAGATTGAACGGAAACGGGTCGCCAAAAAATAA
- a CDS encoding cold-shock protein: MPKGNVKWFNASKGFGFISQESGEDLFVHFSAIQGDGFKSLDEGQPVEFEITQGPKGLQATNVVKLS; this comes from the coding sequence ATGCCGAAAGGTAATGTAAAATGGTTCAATGCCAGTAAAGGCTTTGGTTTTATTTCACAGGAGAGCGGAGAGGATCTTTTTGTTCACTTCTCAGCAATCCAAGGGGATGGCTTTAAATCCTTGGATGAAGGTCAACCCGTGGAATTTGAAATTACCCAGGGACCCAAAGGGCTTCAGGCAACAAACGTCGTTAAGCTTTCATAG
- a CDS encoding VOC family protein, with protein sequence MITHIHTVAVFVEDQNKTIDFWMKKVGFVIQKNILMGDHVHLLEMGPKGGQTCLVLYPRSIMPKWNECKASIVFQCSNVEEEVQRLKANGVEIVGEVKKSSGGSFAKFKDIDGNEFLLKSD encoded by the coding sequence ATGATTACACATATTCATACCGTTGCCGTCTTTGTGGAGGATCAAAATAAAACCATTGATTTTTGGATGAAAAAGGTCGGATTCGTGATCCAAAAAAATATTCTCATGGGAGACCATGTCCATCTACTGGAAATGGGCCCCAAAGGGGGGCAAACCTGTTTAGTCCTTTATCCAAGATCGATTATGCCCAAATGGAATGAGTGTAAAGCGTCCATTGTTTTTCAATGCTCAAACGTTGAGGAGGAGGTTCAAAGACTCAAAGCCAATGGGGTAGAAATCGTTGGGGAGGTGAAAAAAAGTTCAGGAGGTTCCTTCGCAAAGTTTAAAGATATCGATGGAAACGAGTTTTTATTGAAAAGTGATTAA